A genomic stretch from Argiope bruennichi chromosome 2, qqArgBrue1.1, whole genome shotgun sequence includes:
- the LOC129962039 gene encoding adhesion G-protein coupled receptor D1-like, whose amino-acid sequence MSTGDAFDISSEVSNREELVGDEVPLLVFRVIGCTVVTLLVGFTIIIYVTSGMFHIDCLAQICSETCVFCAYMLILLTTTESFRINEGMCLAIAVFLHFFFVGASFFQLLEVICICQARVSWFRRLIPQISTRNLFIAGWVFPGIVTGISAIIWFNQYTTKRNCWLNTNRAPYWPSIIPIVGCTALQLFLIFITLCTSDVPVSLSESQYKRAKSYRTTRWASAIITFLLILSWFFGVTAYHTRKENFYGAFTVSSILLGVCIFILRISTDDEMREKITANLLCCLVPNNKVTSATHKTVMPQKDYTQTILDTMTNGKLVERQNRTLHK is encoded by the exons gTGTCAAATCGAGAAGAATTAGTCGGTGACGAAGTGCCTTTGCTTGTCTTCCGTGTTATTGGTTGTACAGTTGTCACATTGTTGGTTGGTTTTACCATAATCATTTATGTTACCTCTGG GATGTTTCATATCGACTGTCTGGCTCAAATATGCAGTGAAACATGCGTCTTTTGTGCATACATGCTTATATTGCTTACAACTACAGAATCCTTTCGTATAAATGAG ggCATGTGCTTAGCTATAGCtgtatttcttcatttctttttcgtGGGGGCTTCATTCTTCCAGTTGTTGGAGGTTATTTGCATCTGCCAAGCTCGAGTTTCCTGGTTTCGAAGGCTGATACCACAAATTTCTACCAGAAATCTCTTCATAGCTGGCTGGG TTTTTCCTGGAATTGTTACAGGAATTTCTGCTATCATCTGGTTCAATCAATACACAACGAAAAGAAA ttgttGGTTAAATACTAATCGAGCACCGTACTGGCCTTCAATTATTCCAATTGTCGGGTGCACTGCTCTTCagctttttctcattttcatcaCTCTTTGTACATCGGATGTGCCAGTGTCCTTGTCAGAAAGCCAATACAAAAGAGCAAA ATCTTACCGAACTACACGATGGGCTTCAGCCATTATCACCTTTTTACTGATCCTGTCATGGTTCTTCGGGGTGACTGCGTACCATACGAGGAAAGAAAACTTTTATGGTGCCTTCACGGTGTCCAGTATTCTTCTCGGAGTCTGCATTTTCATTCTAAGGATATCCACAGATGACGAA ATGAGAGAGAAGATAACAGCTAATTTGTTGTGCTGTTTGGTACCCAACAACAAGGTAACTTCAGCCACTCACAAAACTGTGATGCCACAGAAAGATTACACCCAGACGATTTTGGACACGATGACAAATGGGAAATTGGTGGAGCGGCAAAATCGaacattacataaataa